One Phocaeicola dorei genomic region harbors:
- a CDS encoding Fe-S cluster domain-containing protein: MDLILVAVISLGAIGLIAAVILYAASKKFAVYEDPRIAKVSEVLPQANCGGCGYPGCSGFAGACVKAADAGSLEGKLCPVGGAPVMEKVAAILGLEAVAAEPKVAVVRCNGSCENRPRTALYDGAKSCAIAHATSGGETGCTFGCLGCGDCVEVCQFDAIHMNPETGLPEVDEEKCTACGACSKACPRKIIEIRPKGKNNRRVVVMCVNKDKGAVANKACKASCIGCGKCVKVCPFEAITLENNLAYIDPAKCKSCRKCESECPKGAIQAINFPPRKPKVEVPAGEAAAKPAAKVEASKVETPEAVKAEAPKAEA, from the coding sequence ATGGATTTAATTCTGGTTGCAGTAATTTCGTTGGGAGCGATTGGCTTGATTGCCGCGGTAATCTTGTATGCCGCTTCTAAGAAGTTTGCTGTGTATGAAGATCCGCGGATTGCCAAGGTGAGCGAAGTGCTTCCTCAGGCGAATTGCGGTGGATGTGGTTATCCCGGTTGCTCTGGTTTTGCTGGTGCCTGCGTGAAGGCTGCCGATGCCGGTTCGCTGGAGGGTAAGTTATGTCCGGTTGGTGGTGCTCCGGTAATGGAGAAAGTAGCTGCCATTTTGGGATTGGAAGCCGTTGCTGCCGAACCGAAAGTTGCGGTGGTAAGATGTAACGGTAGTTGTGAAAATCGCCCTCGTACTGCTCTGTATGACGGAGCTAAATCGTGTGCCATCGCTCATGCCACTTCAGGTGGTGAGACGGGTTGTACATTCGGTTGTCTGGGTTGTGGTGATTGTGTGGAAGTGTGTCAGTTTGATGCTATTCACATGAATCCTGAAACCGGCCTTCCGGAAGTGGACGAAGAAAAATGTACAGCTTGTGGGGCTTGTAGCAAAGCTTGTCCGCGTAAGATCATTGAAATTCGTCCGAAAGGAAAGAACAATCGCCGCGTAGTGGTGATGTGTGTGAACAAGGATAAGGGAGCTGTTGCCAACAAGGCTTGCAAGGCTAGTTGTATTGGTTGTGGAAAGTGTGTGAAAGTGTGTCCGTTCGAAGCCATTACGTTAGAGAATAATTTGGCATACATTGATCCGGCTAAGTGTAAATCTTGCCGTAAATGTGAATCGGAATGTCCGAAAGGGGCTATCCAAGCTATTAATTTCCCGCCACGTAAACCGAAGGTAGAAGTGCCGGCTGGTGAGGCTGCTGCAAAACCTGCTGCAAAAGTAGAGGCTTCAAAGGTGGAAACTCCGGAAGCGGTGAAAGCTGAGGCTCCGAAAGCGGAAGCATAA
- a CDS encoding SoxR reducing system RseC family protein, translating into MTDIIKHRGIVENIEGSHVRVRIVQTSACSACSVKGHCNASESKEKLIDVFDMKASSYRIGEEVMIYGTTSMGMQAVLLAFGIPFLVLLITLFISMRFTGGDELRSALVALSALLPYYLIIYVCRNKLSKKFSFTLEPIKNN; encoded by the coding sequence ATGACCGATATAATCAAACATCGTGGTATTGTGGAAAACATTGAAGGTTCTCATGTGCGGGTGAGAATCGTACAAACTTCTGCCTGTTCGGCTTGTAGTGTGAAAGGGCATTGCAATGCATCTGAAAGTAAAGAGAAACTGATTGATGTTTTTGACATGAAGGCATCTTCTTACCGCATAGGTGAGGAGGTGATGATTTATGGTACCACTTCCATGGGGATGCAAGCCGTATTGCTGGCTTTTGGTATCCCTTTCTTGGTATTGCTGATTACTTTATTTATTTCCATGCGTTTTACGGGGGGGGATGAGTTAAGGTCGGCGCTTGTTGCTTTGTCAGCCTTGCTCCCGTATTACCTTATCATATATGTATGCAGGAATAAGTTGAGCAAGAAGTTTTCATTTACGCTTGAACCAATAAAAAATAATTAA
- the ilvA gene encoding threonine ammonia-lyase, translated as MLQLDAIYKAAHVLKEVVRRTDLIYAPQINPESTVYLKPENLQFTGSFKVRGAYYKISQLSDEEKARGVIACSAGNHAQGVALAATKCGIKSLICLPEGAPISKVEATKHYGAEVCLVPGVYDDAYQKALQLRDEKGYTFVHPFDDENVIAGQGTIGLELLEEMPDVEVVIVPIGGGGLISGVAYALKALKPSVKVYGVQALGAASMANSILHSRIERLHSVSTFADGIAVKEPGTNTFDLVNQYVDGIVTVTEDEIAAAILALIERQRIVAEGAGAVSVAAAMFNKVPVKGKKTVCLVSGGNIDVTILSRVISRGMAKSGRTYAVTLDLIDKPGQLLGVSKIIAEQGGNVISVHHERNSESADVTGCALRVVMETRNEEHIASIRQKLLDAGYVIMK; from the coding sequence ATGCTACAATTAGATGCAATATACAAGGCGGCTCATGTCCTGAAAGAGGTTGTCCGTCGCACTGATTTGATTTATGCTCCTCAGATAAATCCTGAGAGTACAGTTTATCTGAAGCCCGAAAACCTGCAATTCACAGGATCGTTTAAAGTGCGTGGTGCTTATTACAAGATTTCCCAATTGTCTGATGAAGAAAAGGCGAGAGGTGTGATAGCCTGTTCTGCCGGTAATCATGCGCAAGGGGTGGCATTGGCTGCCACTAAGTGTGGCATCAAGTCGTTGATTTGTCTTCCAGAGGGAGCACCTATATCTAAAGTTGAGGCTACGAAGCATTATGGGGCGGAAGTTTGTTTGGTTCCGGGAGTCTATGATGATGCTTATCAGAAAGCTCTGCAATTACGTGATGAAAAGGGATATACTTTTGTTCATCCCTTTGATGACGAGAATGTGATAGCCGGACAAGGTACTATCGGTTTGGAGTTATTGGAGGAAATGCCGGATGTGGAGGTAGTCATTGTCCCCATTGGTGGGGGCGGACTGATTTCGGGAGTGGCTTATGCGTTGAAGGCTTTGAAACCGTCTGTCAAGGTATATGGTGTACAGGCGTTGGGTGCGGCCAGTATGGCAAATTCTATTCTTCATTCGCGTATTGAGCGTCTTCACTCTGTTTCCACTTTTGCCGATGGAATCGCGGTGAAAGAGCCGGGAACAAATACTTTTGACTTGGTTAATCAGTATGTGGACGGAATTGTAACTGTGACCGAGGATGAGATTGCCGCAGCTATTCTGGCATTGATAGAACGCCAGCGGATTGTTGCAGAGGGGGCGGGAGCTGTGTCCGTTGCTGCAGCCATGTTCAATAAGGTACCGGTAAAGGGTAAGAAAACTGTTTGCCTGGTGTCTGGAGGTAATATTGATGTGACGATATTGAGCCGTGTCATCAGTCGCGGTATGGCAAAGTCGGGACGTACCTATGCAGTAACTTTGGACTTGATAGACAAACCGGGGCAGCTGTTGGGAGTCAGCAAAATTATCGCAGAGCAGGGAGGAAATGTAATTTCTGTACATCATGAGCGAAATAGTGAGAGTGCAGATGTCACCGGATGTGCCCTTCGTGTCGTTATGGAAACCAGAAACGAGGAACATATAGCATCCATTCGTCAAAAACTGTTGGATGCAGGCTATGTGATAATGAAATAA
- a CDS encoding DMT family transporter, with protein sequence MNKQVEANLSMVVSKALGGLNMNALKYLLPLWIAPVTGVTFRLVFGAAAFWLIDIFCKPENSTIRQKWQLFMLGALGIYGYMFFYLLGISKTTPVSSSIFVSLEPIWVFVIAVLFYKEKVTWMKVLGIGMGLGGAILCISTQPSDDLASNAPLGNLMCLVSSLVYAVYLVLSNRLLKGVGNMTMLKYTFLGAAVMAVIVNTIYGFDAPILRMSLFSTPMLVLLFVLVFPTTISYLLLPLGLKYLKTTLVAIYGYLILIVATVISFILGQDRFSWTQLAAIVLICASVYLVEVAESKSEKQIISKSR encoded by the coding sequence ATGAATAAACAAGTTGAAGCAAACCTTAGCATGGTTGTCTCCAAAGCGTTGGGAGGCCTTAATATGAACGCATTGAAATATCTTTTACCTTTGTGGATAGCTCCTGTGACAGGGGTTACTTTCCGATTGGTATTTGGGGCCGCCGCTTTTTGGCTTATTGATATATTTTGCAAACCCGAAAACTCCACTATTCGTCAGAAATGGCAGCTTTTTATGTTAGGGGCTTTAGGTATTTACGGATATATGTTTTTTTATCTGCTGGGTATCAGTAAGACCACTCCGGTTTCCAGTTCCATTTTTGTCAGTTTGGAGCCTATATGGGTATTCGTTATTGCTGTATTGTTTTATAAGGAAAAAGTAACTTGGATGAAAGTGCTTGGTATTGGAATGGGGTTGGGAGGAGCTATTCTTTGCATTTCTACACAGCCTAGTGACGATCTTGCCTCTAATGCTCCGTTAGGTAATTTAATGTGTTTGGTCAGTTCGCTGGTTTATGCCGTCTATCTTGTTCTCAGCAATCGTCTGTTAAAAGGGGTGGGAAATATGACGATGTTGAAATATACCTTTTTAGGGGCGGCTGTCATGGCTGTTATTGTCAATACAATTTACGGCTTTGATGCTCCTATACTGAGAATGTCACTTTTCTCTACTCCTATGTTGGTCTTGCTTTTTGTTTTGGTATTCCCTACCACTATTAGTTATTTACTACTTCCCCTCGGATTGAAATATCTGAAAACTACATTGGTAGCTATTTATGGATATTTAATTTTGATTGTTGCCACGGTGATCTCTTTTATTTTGGGGCAGGATCGTTTCTCATGGACGCAGTTGGCGGCGATTGTTCTTATTTGTGCCAGTGTTTATCTGGTAGAGGTGGCCGAGAGTAAAAGTGAAAAACAGATTATATCGAAATCCAGATAA
- a CDS encoding MFS transporter, which translates to MKVQTGQGTIPLITLIGIFSISALNALPGLAVSPILGDLNKIFPSATDLEIQMLSSLPSLLIIPFILLSGKLTEKVNNLLLLQIGLTIFGVSGILYLLSNKMWQLIAISAMLGIGSGLIVPLSTGLISRYFVGAYRTKQFGYSSAITNITLVLATTLTGYLAEVNWHLPFLVYLFPFISIFLTHYLKKDLSSYHPSDDIPSDTAKEMGKRGMNVKALIKLMAFYGLATYLVIIISFNLPFLMEEYGLSSGRAGILISLFFLAIMAPGFVLNRIVQVLGRRIYMVCLLMIACGMGIILLSRSEILIALGCVLNGLSYGIIQPLIYDKTSDVAVPHKVTLALAFVMAMNYVAILLCPFIVDAVQSLFHSDSQTFAFWLNLMVALMAMFVVMKQEKLSL; encoded by the coding sequence ATGAAAGTACAGACAGGGCAGGGGACTATTCCCCTCATTACTTTAATAGGTATATTTTCCATTTCGGCATTAAATGCATTGCCGGGATTGGCGGTTTCTCCCATTTTGGGCGATTTGAATAAAATCTTTCCGTCTGCTACAGACTTGGAAATCCAGATGCTGTCCTCGTTGCCGTCACTTCTTATTATTCCTTTTATCTTGTTGTCGGGTAAGCTGACAGAGAAAGTGAACAACCTCTTGCTGCTGCAAATCGGCCTGACCATCTTTGGGGTGAGTGGTATCCTTTATCTGCTCTCCAATAAGATGTGGCAACTGATAGCCATCAGCGCCATGTTGGGGATAGGGTCCGGGTTGATTGTTCCGCTTTCCACCGGATTGATATCCCGTTATTTTGTGGGAGCTTACCGTACGAAACAGTTCGGTTACAGTTCTGCCATAACCAATATCACCTTGGTACTGGCCACCACATTGACTGGCTATCTGGCGGAAGTGAACTGGCATTTGCCGTTTTTGGTTTATCTGTTTCCTTTTATATCCATTTTTCTTACTCATTATCTGAAGAAAGACCTCTCCAGTTATCATCCGTCTGATGATATTCCGTCTGATACCGCCAAAGAAATGGGCAAGAGGGGAATGAATGTCAAGGCCTTAATCAAGCTGATGGCTTTTTACGGTCTGGCTACTTATCTGGTAATCATTATCAGTTTCAACCTTCCTTTTCTGATGGAAGAGTACGGGCTTTCCAGTGGCAGGGCAGGAATATTGATTTCCTTGTTTTTCCTTGCTATCATGGCGCCGGGCTTTGTGCTGAACAGGATAGTGCAAGTGTTGGGGCGTCGCATCTATATGGTTTGTTTGTTGATGATAGCTTGTGGGATGGGAATTATTTTGCTCAGCCGTTCTGAGATATTGATTGCTTTGGGGTGTGTCCTGAACGGTCTTTCATACGGTATCATCCAGCCGTTGATTTATGATAAGACCTCTGATGTGGCCGTACCTCATAAGGTGACATTGGCACTTGCCTTTGTGATGGCTATGAATTATGTGGCTATCCTGCTTTGTCCTTTTATTGTAGATGCAGTACAGAGCTTGTTTCATTCTGACTCGCAGACTTTTGCTTTCTGGCTCAATTTGATGGTGGCGCTGATGGCCATGTTTGTGGTGATGAAGCAAGAAAAGTTGAGTTTATAA
- a CDS encoding glutamate decarboxylase, with amino-acid sequence MKDCNCDLRDGDAKTAVFGSNEMLQPAPVDTIPMEPTTPQIAYQMVKDETFAQTQPRLNLATFVTTYMDDYATKLMNEAININYIDETEYPRIAVMNAKCINIMANLWNSPEQAKWKSGALAIGSSEACMLGGVAAWLRWRDRRKAQGKPTDKPNFVISSGFQVVWEKFAQLWQIEMRQVPLTLDKTTLDPEEALKMCDENTICIVPIQGVTWTGLNDDVEALDKALDAYNAKTGYDIPIHVDAATGGFILPFLSPETKWDFRLKWVLSISTSGHKFGLVYPGLGWVVWKDKKYLPDAMSFSVNYLGANITQVGLNFSRPAAQILGQYYQFIRLGFQGYKAIQYNSMEITKYIHSEIAKMAPFVNYSDKVVNPLFIWYMKPEYAKNAKWTLYDLQAKLQQSGWMVPAYTLPENIQNYVVMRVVVRQGFSRDMADMLLNDIKNAISEFEKLEYPTPTRIAQDKNIAVKGTVFTHNAHSNAAKK; translated from the coding sequence ATGAAAGATTGTAATTGTGATTTGAGAGACGGTGACGCCAAAACAGCCGTGTTTGGTTCAAACGAAATGCTGCAACCTGCTCCGGTAGACACCATTCCCATGGAACCTACCACTCCGCAGATTGCTTATCAAATGGTTAAAGACGAAACATTCGCCCAAACCCAGCCTCGTCTTAATCTGGCTACTTTCGTTACCACCTATATGGACGATTATGCTACCAAATTGATGAACGAAGCTATCAACATCAACTATATTGATGAAACAGAGTACCCGCGTATCGCCGTGATGAATGCCAAATGTATCAACATCATGGCCAACCTATGGAATTCCCCCGAACAGGCAAAATGGAAATCAGGAGCGTTGGCCATCGGCTCCAGCGAGGCTTGTATGCTGGGTGGTGTAGCTGCCTGGTTGCGCTGGAGAGACAGACGTAAAGCCCAGGGCAAACCGACCGACAAACCTAACTTCGTCATTTCAAGTGGTTTCCAGGTTGTATGGGAGAAATTCGCCCAACTTTGGCAGATTGAGATGCGCCAAGTACCTCTTACTCTGGACAAGACCACCCTGGACCCCGAAGAAGCCTTAAAGATGTGTGACGAGAACACCATCTGTATTGTTCCTATCCAAGGTGTGACATGGACAGGTCTGAACGATGACGTAGAAGCATTAGACAAAGCACTGGATGCCTACAACGCCAAAACCGGCTATGATATTCCTATCCACGTAGATGCCGCAACCGGTGGCTTCATCCTGCCGTTCCTCAGTCCCGAAACGAAATGGGACTTCCGTTTGAAATGGGTTCTTTCCATCAGCACTTCCGGCCACAAGTTCGGACTGGTTTATCCGGGACTGGGATGGGTAGTATGGAAAGACAAGAAATACCTTCCGGATGCCATGTCATTCAGTGTCAATTATCTGGGTGCGAACATCACACAGGTTGGTTTGAACTTCAGCCGCCCCGCCGCACAGATTCTAGGCCAATACTATCAGTTTATCCGTCTGGGATTCCAAGGATACAAAGCCATCCAATACAATTCCATGGAAATCACCAAGTACATTCACAGCGAAATAGCCAAGATGGCTCCGTTCGTAAACTACAGCGACAAAGTGGTAAATCCTTTGTTCATCTGGTACATGAAACCCGAATACGCAAAGAATGCCAAATGGACTCTGTACGATTTACAGGCTAAATTACAACAAAGCGGATGGATGGTTCCTGCCTACACCCTGCCGGAAAACATTCAAAATTATGTGGTTATGCGTGTTGTGGTACGTCAGGGATTCAGCCGTGACATGGCGGATATGTTGTTGAACGACATCAAGAATGCCATCAGCGAGTTCGAGAAACTGGAATATCCCACTCCTACCCGCATCGCCCAAGACAAGAATATCGCTGTAAAAGGTACTGTGTTTACTCACAATGCCCATAGCAACGCCGCTAAAAAATAA
- the glsA gene encoding glutaminase A → MERTITIQQIKDAAQEAYNLYKDNTDGKNADYIPYLANIDPKLFGISICLMNGEIIQLGDSQYRFGIESVSKVLTAILVLRQYGAPKVLEMIGADATGLPFNSIMAILLENDHPSTPLVNAGAISADSMVQPLGNSDGKWKAIVDNMTELCGSAPQLIDELYKSESATNFNNRSIAWLLKNYNRIYDDPDMSLDLYTRQCSMGITAEQLSICGATIANEGLNPNTNKQVFDKALAPKITSMIATVGFYQHTGDWLYTSGIPAKTGVGGGVMGVMPGVMGISAFAPPLDDAGNSVKAQLAIKYIMNKLGMNVFNGHRIHVQ, encoded by the coding sequence ATGGAAAGAACTATAACTATCCAGCAAATAAAGGATGCTGCACAAGAGGCCTACAATCTGTATAAAGACAATACAGACGGTAAGAACGCCGACTACATTCCTTATCTGGCAAATATTGATCCCAAACTGTTCGGAATCAGTATCTGTCTGATGAACGGAGAAATCATCCAACTGGGTGACTCTCAGTACCGTTTCGGTATCGAGTCCGTTTCCAAGGTGCTGACCGCTATCCTGGTACTCCGCCAATACGGCGCCCCCAAGGTGCTCGAAATGATTGGTGCCGACGCTACCGGACTGCCGTTCAACTCCATCATGGCTATCCTGTTGGAAAACGACCACCCTTCCACCCCACTGGTAAACGCCGGGGCCATCTCGGCAGACAGCATGGTACAACCCCTAGGCAACAGCGACGGCAAATGGAAAGCCATCGTAGACAATATGACCGAACTATGCGGAAGTGCCCCGCAACTGATTGACGAATTGTACAAATCGGAGTCTGCAACAAATTTCAACAATCGTTCCATCGCCTGGTTATTGAAAAATTATAACCGTATCTACGATGATCCTGATATGTCGCTCGACCTCTACACCCGTCAGTGCTCTATGGGCATCACCGCGGAACAATTGTCCATCTGCGGAGCCACCATCGCCAACGAAGGATTGAACCCGAATACGAACAAACAAGTGTTCGACAAGGCCCTCGCCCCGAAAATCACCTCCATGATAGCTACCGTAGGTTTCTACCAGCACACAGGCGACTGGCTTTACACCTCAGGAATCCCTGCCAAGACCGGCGTAGGAGGCGGTGTGATGGGTGTGATGCCGGGTGTAATGGGTATTTCGGCCTTCGCGCCTCCTTTGGACGATGCCGGCAACTCCGTAAAAGCGCAGCTTGCCATCAAATATATTATGAACAAACTGGGCATGAACGTATTCAACGGGCACCGCATCCACGTGCAATAA
- a CDS encoding copper homeostasis protein CutC yields MSNKSKIEICANSVESAVKAQQAGAYRVELCAGIPEGGTTPSFGEIRMARQLLNQTKLHVIIRPRGGDFLYSPIEQEIMLHDIKVARQLGADGVVFGCLTAEGNVDVPLMQKLMNAVGEMSVTFHRAFDMCSNPKEALEQIIGLGIDRVLTSGQEATAEKGIPLLKELVELADGRIIIMPGCGVNAGNIRKIAEETGTSEFHFSGRSSVDSGMIYRNSKVSMGGTVKIEEYLKDVTDPNKVKAALSELALKDENDKALEKKNKSLNPKKSKKEDDWDDDDDDLDDDK; encoded by the coding sequence ATGAGTAACAAATCAAAAATCGAGATTTGCGCCAACTCCGTGGAAAGTGCTGTGAAGGCACAACAAGCCGGTGCTTATCGTGTAGAATTATGTGCAGGTATTCCGGAAGGCGGAACTACCCCGTCTTTTGGCGAAATCCGTATGGCCCGCCAATTATTGAATCAAACCAAATTGCATGTCATTATCCGTCCCCGTGGCGGAGATTTCCTATATTCTCCCATCGAGCAAGAAATCATGTTGCATGATATTAAAGTGGCACGTCAGTTGGGTGCGGACGGTGTGGTGTTCGGATGTCTTACCGCAGAAGGCAATGTCGATGTACCCTTGATGCAGAAACTGATGAATGCGGTAGGCGAGATGAGTGTCACCTTCCACCGCGCTTTTGATATGTGCAGCAATCCCAAGGAGGCCTTGGAACAGATTATCGGCCTGGGTATCGACCGGGTCCTTACTTCCGGACAAGAAGCGACCGCCGAAAAGGGTATCCCTCTTTTAAAAGAATTGGTAGAACTGGCCGACGGACGAATCATCATCATGCCGGGATGCGGTGTGAATGCCGGTAATATCCGTAAGATTGCCGAAGAAACCGGAACTTCGGAATTTCATTTCTCCGGACGGAGCAGCGTAGACAGCGGCATGATTTATCGTAACTCAAAAGTATCTATGGGAGGTACTGTAAAGATAGAAGAGTATCTGAAGGATGTTACTGACCCCAACAAAGTAAAAGCCGCCTTGTCCGAACTGGCATTGAAAGACGAAAACGACAAAGCACTGGAAAAGAAAAACAAAAGCCTCAACCCCAAGAAATCAAAGAAAGAGGATGACTGGGACGATGACGATGATGATTTGGATGATGACAAGTAA